In one Oncorhynchus masou masou isolate Uvic2021 chromosome 23, UVic_Omas_1.1, whole genome shotgun sequence genomic region, the following are encoded:
- the cdc42ep3 gene encoding cdc42 effector protein 3: protein MPAKAPIYLKSKNSKKGKKCRLRDILSPDMISPPLGDFRHTIHIGKGGERDAFGDMSFLQGKFELLPGKGEVFRPQYSIHNEFLRANSASDAQFPETPSPVLKNAISLPSIGGCQALTLPHLSTAVFSMPAMDPLVCMVGRIPTSPLGSPDGADILEIETLLRSIEVFSSDPTRHPTEVTTKPDVLLDLIEKPEKPKTKKVSKSNHKKHNGENGYEKPSPTYYINGNSNGNGVFNENSNGIFNGNEGFSGNDNRNGFRSFNNDITLRFEKKLSDCNGDWVDRDSGVDEGRLYDFDFEFSKDKSVSQYSISHITGSLLSLELDLGPSILDDVLNIMGDPKAKSRP, encoded by the coding sequence ATGCCTGCCAAAGCACCCATCTACCTGAAGTCCAAAAATAGCAAGAAAGGCAAGAAGTGTCGTCTGAGAGACATCCTGTCCCCAGACATGATCAGCCCACCGCTGGGGGACTTCCGCCACACCATCCACATCGGAAAAGGCGGTGAGCGGGACGCCTTCGGGGACATGTCCTTCCTCCAGGGAAAGTTTGAGCTCCTGCCTGGGAAAGGTGAGGTGTTCCGTCCGCAGTACAGCATCCACAACGAGTTCCTGCGGGCCAACAGCGCATCTGATGCCCAGTTTCCTGAGACACCCTCTCCCGTTCTAAAGAACGCCATCTCACTCCCTTCAATTGGGGGGTGCCAGGCCCTCACCCTACCCCACCTCTCCACCGCTGTGTTCTCTATGCCCGCTATGGACCCCCTGGTTTGCATGGTAGGGCGGatccctacctctcccctggGGAGCCCAGACGGGGCTGACATCCTGGAGATTGAAACCCTGTTGCGTTCCATCGAGGTCTTCAGCAGCGACCCGACCAGACATCCGACAGAAGTCACAACCAAACCAGACGTCCTGCTGGATCTGATAGAGAAACCAGAGAAGCCAAAGACGAAGAAAGTGTCCAAAAGTAATCATAAAAAGCACAATGGTGAAAACGGGTATGAAAAGCCTTCACCTACCTATTACATCAATGGCAACAGCAATGGTAATGGTGTCTTCAATGAAAACAGCAATGGCATCTTCAATGGTAACGAAGGCTTCAGCGGCAATGACAACCgcaatggctttagaagctttaaCAATGACATTACCCTCCGCTTCGAGAAAAAGCTCTCTGATTGCAATGGAGACTGGGTGGACAGGGACAGCGGGGTGGATGAGGGGCGCCTTTACGACTTTGACTTTGAGTTCTCCAAGGACAAGAGCGTGTCACAGTATTCAATCTCCCACATCACCGGGTCTCTTCTGTCACTTGAACTCGATTTGGGCCCCTCCATTCTTGATGATGTACTCAACATCATGGGTGACCCCAAGGCAAAGAGCAGACCTTGA